Proteins from a genomic interval of Maylandia zebra isolate NMK-2024a linkage group LG15, Mzebra_GT3a, whole genome shotgun sequence:
- the LOC101466845 gene encoding uncharacterized protein LOC101466845 isoform X3: MSWKRARSGESPISRRAKDVPEPLQESAPSPTLPADHVLSSGAVLFPGTFDQHGCPLVMFPVDGQYKLSSDLSKAEVVDFINYFQYQHNKKLEKQSMVSVVADLRDVSLSTISFIVETLLLLELQKRTVHTVYILQPKKKDLEKLMLKLLAPSKDYPASFKRVLLREIPELQNYIDRSQLPWSLGGYLMYRHQSWVAFIKEIDAFVQEFVSVVQRLPSCISALQALSRLPLPTTVSELRQFCLGTEAKFQQLRRELGLEELLRNCESLVGKLRWPDREPCFQDMAGTALFTQMAFDMLQNHSRITAAVEKVELLWQQLFSKARLRLRVFQLRDNALQVSEKIETLLQEKIQPFKVEIAKDPTKAVILVSEFEASIHTPAMALVRWAEDVIQASAEILPLDSQPTGSWAADLERLKDKLDSAVNLILQTLRAVSSYHRYYSKASCWYSLVLCQNFLQELLSGVREEASSIQLQQKNWGMMPGWRWRLSTFLKNNPPPEMEELLHLSHLANAIPDDEIQQMGKQMSQRCLTLRKLLSSSGPVAVEQLQMALQWQYELLRGNHVNLLSADSTTSKPVPHHVSESNLAKCKGGKEVAHVFGTSPLSGGSGLVSATGKPSSPFAATRDFAIPASSPPQIHDIISSVSDRAHREEHDLGSIGSSPKADLLNQFEIKVKRIAAVSSNPWLSLPVEDLENSYTVSSTQNPAPQKVDHDSSDEHVSGTQASRSQIQPTPEVLRSTEPKGSQSRDWILHPQSCVEHPELSPICSVLSSTVIEGRDKSICSTEGVPTLLWDSYDLHDQNQDDDDGELSMKDWDVKEEEGLREVENILDKADEILEEEENVLAQEAVLDALLRTEDRQGVWRLCDGEDQLDTMSSYELAEAGVLCFDDCVDSAESDGFIDLVSAGSARETKANADGLYSEAPTVSDSKPDLLMELRKVHILDGLIMEENLQINKFRCSKEKLNTELWESKPVGTNVLLTSCNEREASHLQLEKEKREVEELEKQNEDIDERFKKCSITERPRKEHDDRVLCDLFPNGSGRSVASLAMDGSVNTRVTKIIQDVSDLKEPSEEAGVQSQYIDGNELARSASLCSPEASLIPEMRVDDGTFDPGGKSLLPPVAKPRKSLLPVNEARAELEAPHSTEESLDHYFVGEGQLHLQNEVLEELPENVPPDTSHSLVSSPNVTQHENDNHVPPENCWASLQRSSEIMTKNEKMPTSLLKLHVQSAEEIHTSPPADDHQLEQSVSQVTADQPLEFDSGGRDEPNEKLLDGVQSSEALRISGSPESQIQFYSPMTEIADFKSPIVLDSGSGLIKAGFADQDLPTIIFPTIIGVPKYEEVLNGNLEREAYIGHDAEHMRGVLTLKHPIKNGIIHNWDEMEKIWHHTFQQLRVEPEDHPVLLTEAAMNPLKNRQHAVEIMFECFNVPFTYVAMQAVLALYAAGRTTGVVFDSGDGVSHSVPVFEGYCLPHAVQRFPLAGLDVTLHLKKLLREQGVCMRTTAEEEIVREMKEKCCCVSLNYEDELNRGQSSCREMHYTMPDGQIITLSTERFRAPEILFKPELIGRDHYGMHESIYRSILSTDIDLRRCFLGNIVLSGGNTLLPGLPERLQDEIKGLLPSDMGGSVCVTSPKDRDFSVWRGGAVLANMPTFTSAWISRDEYEEYGPQIVFRKCF; this comes from the exons ATGTCCTGGAAACGAGCCAGGAGTGGAGAATCTCCGATAAGCCGACGCGCAAAAG ACGTCCCGGAGCCGCTGCAGGAGAGTGCTCCCTCCCCGACCCTGCCTGCGGATCATGTGCTCAGCTCCGGAGCGGTGTTATTCCCTG GTACTTTTGATCAACATGGTTGCCCTCTGGTTATGTTCCCAGTGGATGGGCAATACAAACTCTCCTCAGACCTCAGCAAAGCTGAAGTGGTGGACTTCATAAATTACTTTCAGTATCAGCACAA TAAGAAACTGGAAAAGCAGAGCATGGTGTCAGTCGTGGCTGATCTGAGGGATGTCTCACTCTCTACCATCAGTTTCATTGTCGAGACTCTACTGCTGCTTGAG ctacaaAAGCGCACAGTCCACACTGTGTACATCCTTCAGCCCAAAAAAAAGGATCTTGAGAAGCTAATGCTGAAGCTGCTGGCTCCATCGAAGGATTATCCTGCTTCTTTCAAA AGGGTCCTTCTGAGAGAAATCCCAGAGCTCCAGAACTACATTGATCGAAGCCAGCTACCATGGTCACTGGGTGGATACCTCATGTACCGTCATCAGAGCTGGGTTGCCTTCATTAAG GAGATTGATGCATTTGTCCAGGAGTTTGTGTCTGTAGTCCAGCGGCTGCCTTCATGCATCTCTGCACTGCAGGCTCTGTCCAGGCTGCCACTGCCCACCACCGTCAGCGAGCTCCGGCAATTCTGCTTAGGCACTGAAGCCAAGTTTCAGCAGCTCAGGAG GGAGTTGGGGCTGGAGGAGCTACTGAGGAACTGTGAGAGTTTGGTGGGGAAGCTGCGTTGGCCTGACAGGGAGCCGTGCTTCCAGGATATGGCTGGAACTGCCCTCTTCACTCAGATGGCCTTTGATATGCTCCAGAACCACAGCAG GATAACTGCTGCTGTGGAAAAAGTGGAGTTGCTGTGGCAGCAGCTGTTTTCTAAAGCTCGTTTAAGGCTACGTGTGTTCCAGTTGCGTGATAATGCGCTGCAG GTTTCTGAGAAGATTGAAACTCTTCTTCAAGAGAAGATCCAGCCCTTCAAAGTAGAGATTGCCAAGGACCCTACAAAAGCTGTGATTCTGGTGTCTGAATTTGAAGCATCCATCCACACTCCTGCTATG GCACTTGTTCGCTGGGCTGAAGATGTAATCCAGGCTTCAGCAGAGATTCTCCCCTTGGACAGTCAGCCCACAGGGAGCTGGGCTGCAGATCTGGAGAGGCTGAAGGACAAACTTGACTCTGCCGTGAACTTGATTCTGCAAACCCTCAGAGCAGTTTCCAGCTACCATCGCTACTACAGCAAG GCCAGCTGCTGGTACAGTCTGGTCCTTTGCCAGAACTTCCTCCAGGAGCTCCTGTCGGGTGTTCGTGAAGAGGCTTCCTCcatccagctgcagcagaagaACTGGGGGATGATGCCTGGGTGGAGATGGAGGCTGTCCACTTTTCTGAAGAACAATCCCCCTCCAGAAATGGAGGAGCTGCTCCATCTGTCTCATTTGGCAAATGCAATCCCAGATGATGAGATCCAGCAGATGGGGAAACAAATGTCTCAAAG GTGCTTGACACTGAGGAAACTTCTAAGCTCTTCAGGACCAGTGGCTGTCGAACAACTCCAGATGGCCCTACAGTGGCAGTATGAGTTACTGAGGGGCAACCATGTGAATCTCTTATCTGCTGATTCTACCACGTCAAAACCTGTGCCACACCATGTTTCAGAGTCAAACCTCGCTAAATGTAAAGGTGGTAAAGAAGTTGCCCATGTCTTTGGAACATCTCCCTTGTCTGGAGGTTCAGGGTTGGTGTCAGCTACGGGCAAACCGTCCTCCCCGTTTGCTGCAACCAGAGACTTTGCAATACCTGCCTCAAGCCCGCCTCAAATCCATGACATTATTTCCAGTGTTTCAGATAGGGCTCACAGAGAGGAGCATGACTTGGGCTCTATAGGAAGCTCTCCTAAAGCTGATTTGCTGAATCAGTTTGAGATCAAAGTAAAGCGCATAGCTGCTGTGTCCAGTAACCCTTGGCTTAGCTTGCCGGTAGAGGATTTGGAAAACTCTTACACTGTCAGCAGTACACAAAATCCAGCACCTCAAAAAGTTGATCACGATTCTTCAGATGAGCATGTCAGTGGCACCCAGGCTAGCAGGTCTCAAATTCAGCCTACACCGGAGGTTTTAAGGAGCACAGAACCCAAAGGATCACAGAGCAGGGACTGGATATTACATCCACAAAGTTGTGTGGAACATCCTGAACTAAGTCCCATTTGCAGTGTTCTCTCCAGCACCGTTATTGAAGGAAGAGACAAGTCCATCTGTTCCACAGAGGGGGTTCCCACTCTACTCTGGGATTCTTATGACCTCCATGACCAAAatcaagatgatgatgatgg CGAGTTGTCCATGAAGGACTGGGATGTGAAGGAAGAGGAAGGTCTGAGGGAAGTGGAGAATATCTTGGACAAGGCTGATGAAATATTAGAG GAGGAGGAAAATGTTCTGGCTCAGGAAGCTGTGCTAGATGCACTGCTGAGGACAGAGGACAGGCAGGGTGTCTGGCGATTGTGTGATGGTGAGGACCAGCTTGATACG ATGTCGTCCTACGAGCTGGCTGAAGCTGGTGTTCTTTGTTTCGATGACTGCGTTGACTCTGCAGAATCTGACGGTTTCATTGACCTTGTGTCGGCTGGGTCTGCACGTGAAACTAAAGCTAATGCGGATGGGCTTTACAGTGAAGCTCCAACGGTATCTGACAGCAAgccagacctgctgatggaactGAGAAAGGTTCATATCCTGGACGGGTTAATCATGGAAGAGAACTTGCAGATCAACAAGTTTCGATGCAGTAAAGAGAAACTCAACACTGAGCTCTGGGAGAGCAAACCTGTGGGTACAAATGTGTTACTGACTTCATGCAATGAGAGGGAGGCTTCACATTTGCAGCTGGAAAAGGAGAAGAGGGAGGTGGAGGAGCTGGAGAAACAGAATGAGGATATTGATGaaaggtttaaaaaatgttctATAACTGAAAGGCCTAGAAAAGAACATGATGATCGAGTGCTCTGTGATCTCTTTCCCAATGGTTCTGGAAGATCAGTCGCCAGCCTTGCCATGGATGGGTCTGTGAATACACGTGTGACTAAAATTATTCAAGATGTTTCAGACCTTAAG GAACCCTCAGAAGAGGCAGGGGTCCAATCGCAATACATCGATGGGAATGAATTGGCCAGGTCTGCTAGTTTATGCAGTCCAGAAGCATCTTTAATCCCTGAAATGAGGGTAGATGATGGCACCTTTGACCCAGGTGGAAAATCACTCCTTCCCCCTGTAGCTAAGCCAAGAAAGTCTTTGCTTCCTGTGAATGAAGCCCGTGCTGAACTCGAAGCTCCTCACTCCACAGAGGAGTCCTTAGATCATTATTTTGTAGGTGAAGGCCAACTTCATCTACAAAATGAAGTACTTGAAGAGCTGCCAGAGAATGTGCCTCCAGACACCAGCCACAGCTTGGTTTCCAGTCCAAATGTAACACAACATGAAAACGATAACCATGTACCCCCAGAGAACTGTTGGGCATCATTACAGCGCTCGTCTGAAATAAtgactaaaaatgaaaagatgcCCACATCTTTACTCAAACTACATGTGCAGTCAGCAGAGGAAATCCACACTTCACCTCCTGCAGATGACCACCAACTCGAACAGTCTGTATCCCAAGTGACTGCTGATCAGCCTCTAGAGTTTGACTCGGGTGGAAGAGACGAACCAAATGAAAAGCTACTAGATGGCGTTCAGAGCTCTGAGGCTCTGAGAATCTCTGGGTCACCTGAAAGTCAGATCCAGTTTTATAGCCCCATGACGGAG ATTGCAGATTTCAAGAGTCCAATTGTACTGGATTCAGGCTCTGGTTTGATAAAGGCAGGATTTGCAGATCAAGACCTACCAACCATTATATTCCCCACAATAATTGGGGTGCCAAAGTATGAG GAAGTACTGAATGGTAACCTTGAAAGAGAGGCCTACATTGGTCATGATGCAGAACACATGAGAGGGGTTCTGACTCTGAAGCACCCCATAAAGAATGGAATCATTCACAACTGGGATGAAATGGAAAAG ATCTGGCATCATACGTTCCAGCAGCTGCGTGTGGAACCAGAAGATCACCCGGTTCTTTTGACGGAAGCGGCCATGAACCCTCTGAAGAATCGGCAGCACGCGGTTGAGATCATGTTTGAGTGTTTCAACGTGCCTTTCACCTATGTAGCCATGCAAGCAGTGCTAGCGCTCTACGCAGCGGGAAGAACCACTG GTGTGGTGTTTGACTCTGGGGATGGAGTGAGCCACAGTGTGCCTGTGTTTGAGGGATACTGTCTACCTCATGCTGTGCAACGCTTTCCCCTGGCTGGATTAGATGTTACACTGCATCTTAAAAAG CTTCTCCGGGAACAGGGAGTGTGCATGCGTACCACAGCAGAGGAGGAGATAGTGAGGGAGATGAAGGAGAAGTGCTGCTGTGTCTCTCTCAACTATGAAGATGAGCTAAATCGGGGGCAGTCATCCTGCAGAGAGATGCATTACACCATGCCAGATGGGCAGATTATTACCCTCAGCACAGAGAGGTTCAG GGCACCTGAGATTCTGTTCAAACCTGAGCTGATTGGACGGGACCATTATGGGATGCACGAAAGCATCTACAGGTCAATCCTCAGCACAGACATTGACCTGAGGCGCTGCTTCCTGGGAAACATTGTACTTTCAG gtgggaacactctgCTGCCCGGCCTGCCTGAGCGACTGCAGGATGAAATCAAAGGCCTGCTGCCCTCAGACATGGGGGGCAGTGTTTGTGTAACCAGCCCCAAAGATAGAGACTTCTCAGTGTGGAGAGGAGGAGCAGTGTTGGCAAATATGCCTACCTTTACCTCTGCATGGATCAGTCGGGACGAATACGAGGAGTATGGACCGCAGATAGTCTTCAGGAAGTGCTTCTGA
- the LOC101466845 gene encoding uncharacterized protein LOC101466845 isoform X1, translated as MSWKRARSGESPISRRAKDVPEPLQESAPSPTLPADHVLSSGAVLFPGTFDQHGCPLVMFPVDGQYKLSSDLSKAEVVDFINYFQYQHNKKLEKQSMVSVVADLRDVSLSTISFIVETLLLLELQKRTVHTVYILQPKKKDLEKLMLKLLAPSKDYPASFKRVLLREIPELQNYIDRSQLPWSLGGYLMYRHQSWVAFIKEIDAFVQEFVSVVQRLPSCISALQALSRLPLPTTVSELRQFCLGTEAKFQQLRRELGLEELLRNCESLVGKLRWPDREPCFQDMAGTALFTQMAFDMLQNHSRITAAVEKVELLWQQLFSKARLRLRVFQLRDNALQVSEKIETLLQEKIQPFKVEIAKDPTKAVILVSEFEASIHTPAMALVRWAEDVIQASAEILPLDSQPTGSWAADLERLKDKLDSAVNLILQTLRAVSSYHRYYSKASCWYSLVLCQNFLQELLSGVREEASSIQLQQKNWGMMPGWRWRLSTFLKNNPPPEMEELLHLSHLANAIPDDEIQQMGKQMSQRCLTLRKLLSSSGPVAVEQLQMALQWQYELLRGNHVNLLSADSTTSKPVPHHVSESNLAKCKGGKEVAHVFGTSPLSGGSGLVSATGKPSSPFAATRDFAIPASSPPQIHDIISSVSDRAHREEHDLGSIGSSPKADLLNQFEIKVKRIAAVSSNPWLSLPVEDLENSYTVSSTQNPAPQKVDHDSSDEHVSGTQASRSQIQPTPEVLRSTEPKGSQSRDWILHPQSCVEHPELSPICSVLSSTVIEGRDKSICSTEGVPTLLWDSYDLHDQNQDDDDGELSMKDWDVKEEEGLREVENILDKADEILEEEENVLAQEAVLDALLRTEDRQGVWRLCDGEDQLDTMSSYELAEAGVLCFDDCVDSAESDGFIDLVSAGSARETKANADGLYSEAPTVSDSKPDLLMELRKVHILDGLIMEENLQINKFRCSKEKLNTELWESKPVGTNVLLTSCNEREASHLQLEKEKREVEELEKQNEDIDERFKKCSITERPRKEHDDRVLCDLFPNGSGRSVASLAMDGSVNTRVTKIIQDVSDLKVTKGASPQDVAQLPLSQCQDASGCTTGLSVYYKITLNNVFDLQEPSEEAGVQSQYIDGNELARSASLCSPEASLIPEMRVDDGTFDPGGKSLLPPVAKPRKSLLPVNEARAELEAPHSTEESLDHYFVGEGQLHLQNEVLEELPENVPPDTSHSLVSSPNVTQHENDNHVPPENCWASLQRSSEIMTKNEKMPTSLLKLHVQSAEEIHTSPPADDHQLEQSVSQVTADQPLEFDSGGRDEPNEKLLDGVQSSEALRISGSPESQIQFYSPMTEIADFKSPIVLDSGSGLIKAGFADQDLPTIIFPTIIGVPKYEEVLNGNLEREAYIGHDAEHMRGVLTLKHPIKNGIIHNWDEMEKIWHHTFQQLRVEPEDHPVLLTEAAMNPLKNRQHAVEIMFECFNVPFTYVAMQAVLALYAAGRTTGVVFDSGDGVSHSVPVFEGYCLPHAVQRFPLAGLDVTLHLKKLLREQGVCMRTTAEEEIVREMKEKCCCVSLNYEDELNRGQSSCREMHYTMPDGQIITLSTERFRAPEILFKPELIGRDHYGMHESIYRSILSTDIDLRRCFLGNIVLSGGNTLLPGLPERLQDEIKGLLPSDMGGSVCVTSPKDRDFSVWRGGAVLANMPTFTSAWISRDEYEEYGPQIVFRKCF; from the exons ATGTCCTGGAAACGAGCCAGGAGTGGAGAATCTCCGATAAGCCGACGCGCAAAAG ACGTCCCGGAGCCGCTGCAGGAGAGTGCTCCCTCCCCGACCCTGCCTGCGGATCATGTGCTCAGCTCCGGAGCGGTGTTATTCCCTG GTACTTTTGATCAACATGGTTGCCCTCTGGTTATGTTCCCAGTGGATGGGCAATACAAACTCTCCTCAGACCTCAGCAAAGCTGAAGTGGTGGACTTCATAAATTACTTTCAGTATCAGCACAA TAAGAAACTGGAAAAGCAGAGCATGGTGTCAGTCGTGGCTGATCTGAGGGATGTCTCACTCTCTACCATCAGTTTCATTGTCGAGACTCTACTGCTGCTTGAG ctacaaAAGCGCACAGTCCACACTGTGTACATCCTTCAGCCCAAAAAAAAGGATCTTGAGAAGCTAATGCTGAAGCTGCTGGCTCCATCGAAGGATTATCCTGCTTCTTTCAAA AGGGTCCTTCTGAGAGAAATCCCAGAGCTCCAGAACTACATTGATCGAAGCCAGCTACCATGGTCACTGGGTGGATACCTCATGTACCGTCATCAGAGCTGGGTTGCCTTCATTAAG GAGATTGATGCATTTGTCCAGGAGTTTGTGTCTGTAGTCCAGCGGCTGCCTTCATGCATCTCTGCACTGCAGGCTCTGTCCAGGCTGCCACTGCCCACCACCGTCAGCGAGCTCCGGCAATTCTGCTTAGGCACTGAAGCCAAGTTTCAGCAGCTCAGGAG GGAGTTGGGGCTGGAGGAGCTACTGAGGAACTGTGAGAGTTTGGTGGGGAAGCTGCGTTGGCCTGACAGGGAGCCGTGCTTCCAGGATATGGCTGGAACTGCCCTCTTCACTCAGATGGCCTTTGATATGCTCCAGAACCACAGCAG GATAACTGCTGCTGTGGAAAAAGTGGAGTTGCTGTGGCAGCAGCTGTTTTCTAAAGCTCGTTTAAGGCTACGTGTGTTCCAGTTGCGTGATAATGCGCTGCAG GTTTCTGAGAAGATTGAAACTCTTCTTCAAGAGAAGATCCAGCCCTTCAAAGTAGAGATTGCCAAGGACCCTACAAAAGCTGTGATTCTGGTGTCTGAATTTGAAGCATCCATCCACACTCCTGCTATG GCACTTGTTCGCTGGGCTGAAGATGTAATCCAGGCTTCAGCAGAGATTCTCCCCTTGGACAGTCAGCCCACAGGGAGCTGGGCTGCAGATCTGGAGAGGCTGAAGGACAAACTTGACTCTGCCGTGAACTTGATTCTGCAAACCCTCAGAGCAGTTTCCAGCTACCATCGCTACTACAGCAAG GCCAGCTGCTGGTACAGTCTGGTCCTTTGCCAGAACTTCCTCCAGGAGCTCCTGTCGGGTGTTCGTGAAGAGGCTTCCTCcatccagctgcagcagaagaACTGGGGGATGATGCCTGGGTGGAGATGGAGGCTGTCCACTTTTCTGAAGAACAATCCCCCTCCAGAAATGGAGGAGCTGCTCCATCTGTCTCATTTGGCAAATGCAATCCCAGATGATGAGATCCAGCAGATGGGGAAACAAATGTCTCAAAG GTGCTTGACACTGAGGAAACTTCTAAGCTCTTCAGGACCAGTGGCTGTCGAACAACTCCAGATGGCCCTACAGTGGCAGTATGAGTTACTGAGGGGCAACCATGTGAATCTCTTATCTGCTGATTCTACCACGTCAAAACCTGTGCCACACCATGTTTCAGAGTCAAACCTCGCTAAATGTAAAGGTGGTAAAGAAGTTGCCCATGTCTTTGGAACATCTCCCTTGTCTGGAGGTTCAGGGTTGGTGTCAGCTACGGGCAAACCGTCCTCCCCGTTTGCTGCAACCAGAGACTTTGCAATACCTGCCTCAAGCCCGCCTCAAATCCATGACATTATTTCCAGTGTTTCAGATAGGGCTCACAGAGAGGAGCATGACTTGGGCTCTATAGGAAGCTCTCCTAAAGCTGATTTGCTGAATCAGTTTGAGATCAAAGTAAAGCGCATAGCTGCTGTGTCCAGTAACCCTTGGCTTAGCTTGCCGGTAGAGGATTTGGAAAACTCTTACACTGTCAGCAGTACACAAAATCCAGCACCTCAAAAAGTTGATCACGATTCTTCAGATGAGCATGTCAGTGGCACCCAGGCTAGCAGGTCTCAAATTCAGCCTACACCGGAGGTTTTAAGGAGCACAGAACCCAAAGGATCACAGAGCAGGGACTGGATATTACATCCACAAAGTTGTGTGGAACATCCTGAACTAAGTCCCATTTGCAGTGTTCTCTCCAGCACCGTTATTGAAGGAAGAGACAAGTCCATCTGTTCCACAGAGGGGGTTCCCACTCTACTCTGGGATTCTTATGACCTCCATGACCAAAatcaagatgatgatgatgg CGAGTTGTCCATGAAGGACTGGGATGTGAAGGAAGAGGAAGGTCTGAGGGAAGTGGAGAATATCTTGGACAAGGCTGATGAAATATTAGAG GAGGAGGAAAATGTTCTGGCTCAGGAAGCTGTGCTAGATGCACTGCTGAGGACAGAGGACAGGCAGGGTGTCTGGCGATTGTGTGATGGTGAGGACCAGCTTGATACG ATGTCGTCCTACGAGCTGGCTGAAGCTGGTGTTCTTTGTTTCGATGACTGCGTTGACTCTGCAGAATCTGACGGTTTCATTGACCTTGTGTCGGCTGGGTCTGCACGTGAAACTAAAGCTAATGCGGATGGGCTTTACAGTGAAGCTCCAACGGTATCTGACAGCAAgccagacctgctgatggaactGAGAAAGGTTCATATCCTGGACGGGTTAATCATGGAAGAGAACTTGCAGATCAACAAGTTTCGATGCAGTAAAGAGAAACTCAACACTGAGCTCTGGGAGAGCAAACCTGTGGGTACAAATGTGTTACTGACTTCATGCAATGAGAGGGAGGCTTCACATTTGCAGCTGGAAAAGGAGAAGAGGGAGGTGGAGGAGCTGGAGAAACAGAATGAGGATATTGATGaaaggtttaaaaaatgttctATAACTGAAAGGCCTAGAAAAGAACATGATGATCGAGTGCTCTGTGATCTCTTTCCCAATGGTTCTGGAAGATCAGTCGCCAGCCTTGCCATGGATGGGTCTGTGAATACACGTGTGACTAAAATTATTCAAGATGTTTCAGACCTTAAGGTAACCAAAGGGGCTTCACCACAAGATGTGGCTCAACTGCCACTTTCCCAGTGTCAAGATGCTAGTGGTTGTACAACTGGTCTGTCAGTATATTACAAAATTACCTTGAACAATGTATTTGATTTACAGGAACCCTCAGAAGAGGCAGGGGTCCAATCGCAATACATCGATGGGAATGAATTGGCCAGGTCTGCTAGTTTATGCAGTCCAGAAGCATCTTTAATCCCTGAAATGAGGGTAGATGATGGCACCTTTGACCCAGGTGGAAAATCACTCCTTCCCCCTGTAGCTAAGCCAAGAAAGTCTTTGCTTCCTGTGAATGAAGCCCGTGCTGAACTCGAAGCTCCTCACTCCACAGAGGAGTCCTTAGATCATTATTTTGTAGGTGAAGGCCAACTTCATCTACAAAATGAAGTACTTGAAGAGCTGCCAGAGAATGTGCCTCCAGACACCAGCCACAGCTTGGTTTCCAGTCCAAATGTAACACAACATGAAAACGATAACCATGTACCCCCAGAGAACTGTTGGGCATCATTACAGCGCTCGTCTGAAATAAtgactaaaaatgaaaagatgcCCACATCTTTACTCAAACTACATGTGCAGTCAGCAGAGGAAATCCACACTTCACCTCCTGCAGATGACCACCAACTCGAACAGTCTGTATCCCAAGTGACTGCTGATCAGCCTCTAGAGTTTGACTCGGGTGGAAGAGACGAACCAAATGAAAAGCTACTAGATGGCGTTCAGAGCTCTGAGGCTCTGAGAATCTCTGGGTCACCTGAAAGTCAGATCCAGTTTTATAGCCCCATGACGGAG ATTGCAGATTTCAAGAGTCCAATTGTACTGGATTCAGGCTCTGGTTTGATAAAGGCAGGATTTGCAGATCAAGACCTACCAACCATTATATTCCCCACAATAATTGGGGTGCCAAAGTATGAG GAAGTACTGAATGGTAACCTTGAAAGAGAGGCCTACATTGGTCATGATGCAGAACACATGAGAGGGGTTCTGACTCTGAAGCACCCCATAAAGAATGGAATCATTCACAACTGGGATGAAATGGAAAAG ATCTGGCATCATACGTTCCAGCAGCTGCGTGTGGAACCAGAAGATCACCCGGTTCTTTTGACGGAAGCGGCCATGAACCCTCTGAAGAATCGGCAGCACGCGGTTGAGATCATGTTTGAGTGTTTCAACGTGCCTTTCACCTATGTAGCCATGCAAGCAGTGCTAGCGCTCTACGCAGCGGGAAGAACCACTG GTGTGGTGTTTGACTCTGGGGATGGAGTGAGCCACAGTGTGCCTGTGTTTGAGGGATACTGTCTACCTCATGCTGTGCAACGCTTTCCCCTGGCTGGATTAGATGTTACACTGCATCTTAAAAAG CTTCTCCGGGAACAGGGAGTGTGCATGCGTACCACAGCAGAGGAGGAGATAGTGAGGGAGATGAAGGAGAAGTGCTGCTGTGTCTCTCTCAACTATGAAGATGAGCTAAATCGGGGGCAGTCATCCTGCAGAGAGATGCATTACACCATGCCAGATGGGCAGATTATTACCCTCAGCACAGAGAGGTTCAG GGCACCTGAGATTCTGTTCAAACCTGAGCTGATTGGACGGGACCATTATGGGATGCACGAAAGCATCTACAGGTCAATCCTCAGCACAGACATTGACCTGAGGCGCTGCTTCCTGGGAAACATTGTACTTTCAG gtgggaacactctgCTGCCCGGCCTGCCTGAGCGACTGCAGGATGAAATCAAAGGCCTGCTGCCCTCAGACATGGGGGGCAGTGTTTGTGTAACCAGCCCCAAAGATAGAGACTTCTCAGTGTGGAGAGGAGGAGCAGTGTTGGCAAATATGCCTACCTTTACCTCTGCATGGATCAGTCGGGACGAATACGAGGAGTATGGACCGCAGATAGTCTTCAGGAAGTGCTTCTGA